Proteins co-encoded in one Bremerella sp. TYQ1 genomic window:
- a CDS encoding tyrosine-type recombinase/integrase, translating into MTEKHVEKKRILVGDRVTLVQRGKKRIWQMDFYYKGHRILTTKTRNLKIARKKALVVEAQLIQGTFGSNVQESRIARTALAEAIKQFMEYRVAEGNRPGTIARYSSILDRFSDFASKVRVQRVDQVTVPLFDRYRSMRKPVISGHSLWQESRLLKDFLHWCFTRGYIETSLLANEKFHVPNVRKKSVLTFEQVNQILRSATPTRQTMFSVLALTGMRSGELRNLLIEDVALESGWIYIVSRKGRETKTGQNWKVPIHPRLRDVLLSYQPNETGWYFTAMASEKYPDGNHHIDPDDLNDDFKATLRRVGIPAGQKNGGFTLHSLRHFFKSHAIAQGVPREYVDDWQGHTPNYKVASDAYVHVQDDDSQRWIRRIDFSDFNHVSKSITNCRLNMP; encoded by the coding sequence ATGACCGAAAAGCATGTCGAAAAGAAGCGTATCCTCGTCGGAGACCGTGTGACTCTCGTCCAGCGTGGCAAGAAGAGAATCTGGCAGATGGATTTCTATTATAAAGGGCATCGGATACTGACAACCAAAACCCGGAACTTGAAAATCGCCCGTAAGAAAGCACTTGTTGTGGAAGCACAACTCATCCAAGGCACATTCGGTTCCAATGTCCAGGAAAGCAGAATCGCCAGAACTGCTCTCGCGGAAGCTATCAAGCAGTTCATGGAATATCGAGTAGCCGAAGGCAATCGCCCGGGAACCATTGCCCGCTACTCTTCAATCCTCGATCGATTCAGTGATTTTGCTTCCAAGGTGAGAGTGCAGCGTGTCGACCAAGTGACGGTCCCCCTCTTCGATCGCTACCGCAGCATGAGGAAGCCGGTCATCAGCGGGCATTCCCTTTGGCAAGAGTCGCGACTGTTGAAGGACTTTCTCCACTGGTGTTTTACGCGTGGCTATATCGAGACCAGCCTTCTAGCCAACGAGAAGTTCCACGTGCCTAACGTGAGAAAGAAGTCGGTGCTCACGTTTGAACAGGTGAATCAGATCCTTAGGTCAGCCACACCGACCCGTCAAACGATGTTTAGTGTGCTGGCACTCACAGGCATGCGCAGCGGCGAACTGCGAAACTTGCTGATAGAAGACGTGGCCCTCGAAAGCGGCTGGATCTACATTGTGTCCCGAAAAGGACGAGAAACCAAAACCGGCCAAAATTGGAAGGTTCCCATTCACCCACGACTTCGCGACGTCTTACTAAGCTACCAACCCAATGAAACAGGCTGGTACTTCACAGCGATGGCCAGCGAGAAGTACCCTGATGGAAATCATCACATCGATCCCGACGACCTAAACGACGACTTTAAGGCAACACTCCGAAGGGTTGGAATACCGGCTGGCCAGAAAAACGGAGGCTTCACGCTCCACTCTCTGAGGCACTTCTTCAAGAGCCACGCGATTGCCCAGGGTGTTCCCCGTGAATATGTCGATGACTGGCAGGGACATACGCCCAATTACAAGGTCGCCTCGGATGCCTACGTTCACGTCCAGGATGATGATAGTCAGCGTTGGATACGGAGAATTGACTTTTCGGATTTTAACCACGTCTCGAAAAGTATCACTAATTGTCGATTGAATATGCCATAG